The Dyadobacter sp. 676 DNA window CTTGTGCCTGAAACCCTCGAAGAAAGTAGGGATTATCGTTGCCTTGAACCCGTTTCTGGGAAAAACACCGACGATTTCCTTACGGAGGTGTTCGTCTAACTGCTCATATCCCCTGCCCACCACATCGAGCGCAACTCCGTAGTTCAGCAAAGCCACTTCCGCTTCTTTATGCTCCGCAATCCCGGGACTGGTATGCAATGCGACCGCGTCCCAAACCAGTTGGAGTGTCGGTTCGGGCAGTCCGTGGCTCCTCAAAAAGTCGCGTGCGGCGTTTGCCCCATCCACTTCGAACCGGTAATCCGCGCTGCGGTAATGCGGCGTCAGGCCCAGGTCGTGAAAGACAGAGCTGATGTACAGGAGTTCGGCATCGTAACGGCGCTGACTTTGTTGCCCTTTCAGGCAAGCGAACACAAATGAACGGAGCGAATGGTTGTAGAGAAATTCGGTACCATGGTCGAGAAGCAGTTCAATGGCCTGCCTGGCCGGCGTGCTGTCGGGGATTCTTACGCCGGCGACAGTTCGGGGGATGCGGATATTCATGATTTTCCGGATTTATTCATTAATACTTAGACTGCAACCGGCAACGCCGGGGTTTAAGTAAGCCCGATGGGATGCCTCTTTACAAAGATCGGCACGGCTATCCTGCGGTTGCTTAAACTGGTTTAAGAAAGATATTTCGTGCCTGTCGGGTAATAACCCGAACCACATCGATACCCAAAAATTCCGGCCCGGACTTTTGAAAATTTACCTGTTTTTTTAATTTGCGCGCCCGTCAGTCGCGGCCCGGGCCGAACGGAGGTCCGGGTTTCATTCTTTAATAAATAAAACTTAGTAATAACTTTTGTTTGTTAAACTATGTCAGTTTTTTGTCCAATTTTTAAAAAGCACAACATTTGCCTTATTTGCGGTTTGCTTTTCCTGGTCGGACTTACCGCAAACGCACAATCTCCAACTTCAAACAAATCCGACGAAAAGTCCTCCTTCAAATCAACCTTGTTCAACCTGGAAGCCGCCGCAAACGAGACGTTTCGTTACTCGGCGACACTTCAGAACGGTTCGGGCGAATCCAGGTACTACGCATTAAACGCCAAATTGCCCGCAGGATGGTTTGTCACCTTCCGGACAATGGGCAGCCAGGTCACCTCCCTGCTTCTCGAAGCAGGAAAAAGCCAGGAGGTATCCATTGAAATCAATGCAAGCCCCTATTCCAAGCCCGGTAAGTTCGAAATACCCGTAACGGCCACATCGGCCAAGGATACCCTCAGGCTTAATCTGGAAGCCGTATTGAAAGGGGCATACGGCATTGAGCTCA harbors:
- a CDS encoding HD domain-containing protein; translated protein: MNIRIPRTVAGVRIPDSTPARQAIELLLDHGTEFLYNHSLRSFVFACLKGQQSQRRYDAELLYISSVFHDLGLTPHYRSADYRFEVDGANAARDFLRSHGLPEPTLQLVWDAVALHTSPGIAEHKEAEVALLNYGVALDVVGRGYEQLDEHLRKEIVGVFPRNGFKATIIPTFFEGFRHKPHTTYGNMNADICAFMMPDFQPGNFCDAILQSPWSE